The window catttcatgaattgcacaacgaaatgcaaaaaaaaaaaaaaaaaaaaacagtttcgttcatttaattcacgaaattaaaaaaaaaatgcccatttcgtgaattgcacaacgaaatgcaaaaaaaaaaaaaaaaaacagtttctttcattaatttcacgaattgcaaaaaaaataattaaaaatgcctatttcgtgaattgattcacgaaatgcaaaggaaaaaaaaatcttctatTTCGCTACATGTATAGCGAAATGCAAGTAATTCATCGGCACCGGAACAAtacgttgtgtgggtatttcgttggttatccaacgaaatacccattttggtctaaaaaaaaaagcatactatttttgtctaatggctacaaaaataagtcattttggctccggactctgcTATTGCCATCCCTACCCATTTGTTAAATAGCCGAAAAGTGATAATTTCAGATCCCCATAGTAGAATTTTCTGCTTGTGAACATTCTACCTAAGGCTACAAGCTGAAATGCAGGACAAGAACCCAGGCGTCTAATTCATGCAAATTCAGGGACATCAAGCAAAACTGGCAGTAATATTCCAAACACCTAAAAATTGCTATTAGTAATAAAGTCCAGGGATCATTCTGAACGTACGGTAAACGGCAGCCTATAAAAATACATACTCTCAAAATTGAAGCTTGATTgacaaaaaaaataaaggaaaaaaattaaccAGACTGGACATTCTGAAAACACCAATTAAGCAGCAGCACCAGATCCAGCCTTGCCTTTCTTCTTTTGAAGTTTCTTCATATAGAATTCCAACTCTTTCCCTTCCAAAATGTACCTATCATTCAGTAAAGTCAAATCAGCAAGTTGAACAAAGTGCAAATATATTCTCAGTGGGACTCGGGGTCGGGAGAGGGATTACTAAGCCTAAGCTTACCCGTCAGCTCGGCCACATTGACCAGGGCGGGATGAGATGCAGGCATATAGCCTACCAGAGCTAAATTGTTCTTCGAGGTGAGTATCAAGTTTACGATCCTTCTGACGTTTCTCAATTTTCCGAACTACATGGTTACTCTTCTTAGCTTCCTCAGCAGGAGCAGCAGCTTCTCCCTCCTTCAATGTTGCCATAAGAAAAGTATTAGTATACATGCAAGGAGATATTCTATACACTGCTCACACATCACTTGACCAAACATATCTTTTAAAATGCGGGAAAACATTCCAAACGGTGGCAACAGAATTACAAAAAAGAGTGAGTAGGTTAAAAACCTCTTAAACGATCACCGTTTTGCGAGTCCCATACCTAAACTATTGGTGTTCACAGAACCTATGTTGCGCAGACTCTCCCAAAATGCTGCCGCACCCGTGttggattctccaaaaatgcatTATTTTTGGAGTATCTGGCACGCACCCATcggcatttttgaagagtctgagcaacatagcaCAGAACCACCCTGAACTATCATGACTCATATTAAAAAATTTGAGTGAGAATAggtccaaaaataaaataaaaactaaactATCACTGTTTTGCAAATTTCATACCTAAACTTTTGGGTGTTCACAAAACCCCTGGACTACCATTAACTCATTTTACCAGCTGGACAGAATTTTAAAACCTTTTTTCATCTCTCACGCGCCTCTGAGCATGTTATCTCAAACATTTTGTCACATATTCACCCGAGGGGCTTTAATCAAAAGGTAGTTAAAGTCCAGGGGTTACAAGGAACACCCAATAGTTTTAAGTATGAAACTGCAAAATGATGCTAGTTCAAGAGTTTTTTAACCTATTAACTCTTACAAGAATCATGGAACAGAGTCACTTGCTGTAGTTCACATCGAAAAAGAaaggtaactttttttttatggCAGGAGGAAAAATAAATTTAGGATGACATATAGTAAGGAATCCGTAAATCCTTTCTATAATTAAGTAGAGAGGTGCGACTATGTTGAGGTACCTCAGCAGTTTCCTTCTTAGCGGCCCCCTTCTTTTTCCTACCAATGCCAACACCATAGTGCTGGAGGTACCACTGTTTAAATGGCGCGGCATCAACTTGGACAATGGCACTCTTG is drawn from Lycium barbarum isolate Lr01 chromosome 8, ASM1917538v2, whole genome shotgun sequence and contains these coding sequences:
- the LOC132605758 gene encoding small ribosomal subunit protein eS8-like, giving the protein MGISRDSMHKRRATGGKKKAWRKKRKYELGRQPANTKISSNKTVRRIRVRGGNVKWRALRLDTGNFSWGSEATTRKTRILDVVYNASNNELVRTQTLVKSAIVQVDAAPFKQWYLQHYGVGIGRKKKGAAKKETAEEGEAAAPAEEAKKSNHVVRKIEKRQKDRKLDTHLEEQFSSGRLYACISSRPGQCGRADGYILEGKELEFYMKKLQKKKGKAGSGAAA